In a single window of the Acidobacteriota bacterium genome:
- a CDS encoding MMPL family transporter codes for MPPEFSMQKWSSELLQHPGRVLGFFLLLAALAVPGLLRLGLDNSPEVFFVRDADALERYRQLEFDFGRDRAVRLVARGDGLWTAEGLAWLGQLEERAARLRGVIHGAGLFGHHGWRLDSWPPEGRLGAATFRQQVLDDPVDRRAGWVSGDGEVATVLVALYKLTPKQQRQALDELAALVAEPPPGVETFLAGLPVVERAIDGALLQMVKIFFPLLAVLAVLLLGAVFRSWRLALLPLALVMLCEMVIFGTMGWLGVPLDMVGIILAPLLFVVTLATAVHLQMRFLTERRAGLSAPDAARAMVHHKAWPVVWTGVTTAVGFGSLALAPVPAVQRLGWASLAAFLLMTVAALSFFPALLLRASGTDESIRKTVAAKSLPRRAWGAWVVRHRRQVGVCFALLALVALAGLPRLRMASGFLEYFRPEHPVRAQLEQLTERGMGVLAAELVLTRDDGARFDTPAGAQALAALAEELRAQESRGQEPLQESMVLEVLGAGDLVAGIGRYLQPTGDPETEADWEAALRKLRSVPEHERMLGYFVTADGQRARLTLWVPMAGYAALEPTLERARAAALRAFPGAEAEITGRYPMVLSARRALLYTLWTSFAVTLLWVALILRGSLHSIGLALRALLPNLWPVAVVLGAMGWLGIEVDATTVMIAAAVLGLAVDDTFHSLGSFRRHLAAAELRGPVTTAEAARRALDELARPHLVTSVVLTAGFGVCALSSFLPMARFGALMALAVLAALAADLWLVPALLAGASEEEAARLRSDRGV; via the coding sequence ATGCCCCCGGAATTCTCCATGCAGAAATGGTCCTCGGAGCTGCTCCAACATCCCGGCCGGGTCTTGGGTTTCTTCCTGCTGCTCGCGGCCTTGGCGGTGCCGGGGCTGTTGCGGCTGGGCCTCGACAATTCCCCTGAAGTCTTCTTCGTCCGCGACGCCGACGCCCTGGAGCGCTATCGCCAGCTGGAGTTCGACTTCGGCCGCGACCGCGCCGTGCGCTTGGTGGCGCGGGGGGACGGTCTGTGGACCGCCGAGGGATTGGCCTGGCTGGGGCAGCTGGAGGAGCGGGCGGCGCGGCTGCGGGGGGTGATCCACGGGGCAGGGCTCTTCGGTCACCATGGCTGGCGTTTGGACAGCTGGCCGCCGGAGGGGCGGCTTGGGGCCGCCACCTTCCGGCAGCAGGTGCTGGACGACCCGGTGGACCGCCGGGCGGGCTGGGTGAGCGGCGATGGCGAGGTGGCGACGGTCTTGGTGGCGCTCTACAAGCTGACGCCGAAGCAGCAGCGCCAGGCTCTGGATGAGCTGGCGGCGCTGGTCGCCGAGCCACCGCCGGGGGTCGAGACCTTCCTCGCCGGGCTGCCGGTGGTGGAGCGGGCCATCGACGGGGCGCTGCTGCAGATGGTGAAGATCTTCTTCCCTCTCCTCGCGGTGCTCGCCGTGCTGCTCCTGGGAGCCGTTTTCCGCAGTTGGCGGCTGGCGCTGCTGCCGCTGGCTCTGGTCATGCTCTGCGAGATGGTGATCTTCGGGACCATGGGCTGGCTCGGGGTGCCGCTGGACATGGTGGGCATCATCCTGGCGCCGCTGCTCTTCGTGGTCACCCTGGCCACCGCGGTGCACCTCCAGATGCGCTTCCTGACGGAGCGCCGGGCGGGGCTCTCGGCGCCGGACGCGGCGCGGGCCATGGTCCACCATAAGGCCTGGCCGGTGGTGTGGACCGGCGTCACCACCGCTGTGGGATTCGGTTCCCTGGCCCTGGCGCCGGTGCCGGCGGTGCAGCGGCTGGGTTGGGCTTCTCTGGCGGCCTTCTTGTTGATGACCGTGGCGGCCTTGAGCTTCTTTCCGGCCCTGCTGCTGCGGGCCTCCGGTACGGACGAAAGCATCCGCAAGACGGTTGCCGCGAAAAGCTTGCCGAGGCGAGCATGGGGGGCGTGGGTGGTTCGCCACCGGCGGCAGGTGGGGGTCTGCTTTGCCCTGCTGGCCCTGGTGGCTCTCGCGGGCCTGCCGAGGCTCCGGATGGCCTCTGGCTTCCTCGAATATTTTCGCCCCGAGCATCCGGTACGGGCTCAATTGGAGCAGCTCACCGAGCGGGGTATGGGAGTTTTGGCGGCGGAGCTGGTGCTGACCCGGGACGACGGGGCTCGCTTTGACACTCCCGCCGGCGCTCAGGCGCTGGCGGCCCTGGCGGAGGAGCTGCGGGCGCAGGAGTCGCGGGGGCAAGAGCCGCTGCAGGAGTCCATGGTGCTGGAAGTGCTCGGCGCCGGGGACTTGGTGGCCGGGATCGGTCGCTATCTGCAGCCTACCGGTGATCCGGAGACAGAAGCCGACTGGGAGGCCGCTCTTCGCAAGCTGCGGTCGGTGCCCGAGCACGAGCGCATGCTCGGCTACTTCGTCACCGCCGATGGCCAGCGGGCGCGGCTGACCCTATGGGTGCCCATGGCCGGTTACGCCGCCCTCGAGCCGACTTTGGAACGAGCCCGGGCCGCGGCGTTGCGAGCTTTTCCCGGTGCCGAGGCCGAGATCACCGGCCGCTACCCCATGGTGCTCTCCGCTCGCCGGGCGCTGCTCTACACCCTGTGGACGTCCTTCGCCGTCACCTTGCTGTGGGTGGCTTTGATCCTGCGGGGGTCGTTGCACAGCATCGGGTTGGCGTTGCGCGCCCTGCTGCCCAACCTCTGGCCGGTGGCGGTGGTGTTGGGGGCCATGGGGTGGTTGGGCATCGAGGTGGACGCCACCACGGTGATGATCGCCGCGGCGGTGCTCGGTCTGGCGGTAGACGACACCTTCCACTCCCTGGGGAGCTTCCGGCGGCATCTGGCCGCGGCGGAACTGCGGGGACCGGTGACCACGGCGGAAGCGGCCCGCCGAGCTCTCGACGAGCTGGCGCGGCCGCATCTCGTGACCAGTGTGGTGCTGACGGCAGGCTTCGGTGTGTGTGCGCTCTCCAGCTTTCTGCCCATGGCCCGCTTCGGGGCCCTCATGGCGCTGGCGGTGCTGGCGGCGCTGGCGGCGGACCTATGGCTGGTGCCGGCATTGCTGGCGGGCGCCTCGGAAGAGGAGGCGGCCCGCCTGCGGTCGGATCGTGGGGTCTAG
- a CDS encoding IPTL-CTERM sorting domain-containing protein, whose translation MRRALFPIALSLLFLALPATAGEPTIDVAGLWNLHAETAVPSPEGDGVPPICEFEGTAQISQDGTSISGSAALGLIDGPVDCPMELAATVTGDVVGDTVQMGLLMGGNLGTASFSGSEGDFPDTLVGNMDVSSGPFAGISGFWDATRGAAGLDIPTLGTVGLVLLVGLLLAAATVLLRRRQAV comes from the coding sequence ATGAGACGCGCGCTCTTTCCCATCGCCCTGAGCCTGCTTTTCCTCGCCCTGCCCGCCACCGCCGGTGAGCCGACCATCGACGTGGCAGGGCTCTGGAATTTGCATGCGGAAACCGCCGTACCTTCCCCCGAAGGCGACGGTGTGCCGCCCATCTGCGAATTCGAAGGCACCGCCCAGATCTCCCAGGACGGTACTTCCATCAGCGGCAGCGCCGCACTGGGTTTGATCGACGGCCCGGTGGACTGCCCCATGGAGCTCGCGGCGACGGTCACCGGCGACGTGGTGGGGGACACCGTCCAGATGGGGCTGCTCATGGGCGGCAATCTGGGCACCGCCAGTTTCTCCGGTAGCGAGGGGGACTTCCCGGACACCCTCGTGGGCAATATGGACGTCTCCAGCGGTCCCTTCGCCGGGATCAGCGGCTTCTGGGACGCCACCCGCGGTGCCGCCGGCCTCGACATTCCGACGCTCGGCACGGTTGGGCTGGTCCTCCTGGTAGGACTTCTCCTCGCCGCCGCCACGGTGCTGCTGCGGCGGCGCCAAGCTGTCTGA
- a CDS encoding carbohydrate-binding family 9-like protein, whose product MHPERDELNPPPVWNLPSVPEELRDRLTAEDLWHADAWSSVAAVELTLSDGSGAPRQATRVQACWDAEALYVRFVCADQDAWSHFTRRDDSLWEQEAVEVFLAPGAAAPQRYFEFQVSPRGVLFDAVVDNPNLDRSDLVTDPSWNCPGIRWAAGPLPVSPGSSAEAAQGTSSDEGPSEDWWAGLLLPWRGLLPDPRPPTELRANFYRIERPRPERFSQRPSLPEEFSAWSPTNLSPPDFHRPARFGLLRLVS is encoded by the coding sequence ATGCACCCAGAGCGCGACGAGCTGAACCCGCCCCCGGTTTGGAATCTGCCCTCGGTACCGGAGGAGCTCCGGGATCGGCTGACAGCGGAGGATCTCTGGCACGCCGACGCCTGGTCCTCCGTGGCGGCGGTGGAGCTCACCCTCAGCGACGGCTCCGGCGCGCCCCGCCAGGCCACGAGGGTTCAGGCCTGTTGGGATGCCGAAGCACTTTACGTCCGCTTCGTCTGCGCCGACCAGGATGCTTGGAGCCACTTCACCCGCCGCGACGATTCTCTTTGGGAGCAGGAAGCGGTCGAAGTCTTCCTCGCCCCCGGCGCCGCCGCGCCCCAACGCTACTTCGAATTCCAGGTCAGCCCCCGGGGTGTGCTCTTTGACGCCGTGGTGGACAACCCGAACCTCGACCGTAGCGACCTGGTCACCGACCCGTCCTGGAACTGCCCCGGCATCCGCTGGGCCGCCGGGCCTCTCCCGGTCTCCCCAGGCTCCTCTGCCGAGGCCGCCCAAGGCACATCCAGCGATGAGGGACCTTCGGAGGATTGGTGGGCCGGCCTGCTCCTCCCCTGGCGCGGCCTCCTCCCCGACCCCCGGCCCCCCACTGAGCTACGCGCCAACTTCTACCGCATCGAGCGCCCCCGCCCCGAGCGCTTCAGCCAGCGCCCCAGCCTCCCGGAAGAATTCAGCGCCTGGTCCCCCACGAACCTCTCACCCCCCGACTTCCACCGCCCGGCGCGGTTTGGGTTGTTGCGGTTGGTCTCCTAG
- a CDS encoding sulfatase → MRSFRPLSTSCWALAATLLLATGCAPQPDAEQGPTPELRRPNVLLLSIDTLRADHLGSYGYSRDTSPRLDALAAEGARFEQVYAPTPWTLPSHASLLTGVHAYDLGMRHKKSGIPDEAPRLARSLAEAGYDTAAWVDSSPNGYVGADRGFDQGFEQYHHAPHGKDLPYKYDMAVTADRAVEWLEERTGEEPFFLFLHTKSVHALPPNTPCIDHRCLPYDKPEPYRFRFIADEQATSTWKGPEMGQGQQYLWALNRGFLDGSRDPDAFPDSEVEVLQGTYDAGIYYTDEHFGRVLDALQQLDLYDDTLIVVTSDHGEAFLEHNLLMHQEVYEQAVWVPLIVKPAQVATEGTDAPTSAVPAGAAEKTSEDPARSRTSTATVIPGAVIAGTAELSDIAPTVLELLSLPIPAAVTGHALSLAGPMAESLAGPLAADAPLPPREVFSYYLFPPTFTYRAFALRHGDYTLIHHNFGDVTTLHPEIFRNGDDPYELTPLDTPEAETIRTELLSRLRQRLAQPPLFEPVLVEEDEEAIRELKTLGYID, encoded by the coding sequence ATGAGATCTTTCCGCCCCCTCTCGACCAGCTGTTGGGCCCTTGCAGCGACCCTGCTCCTCGCCACCGGCTGCGCGCCCCAGCCCGATGCCGAGCAAGGCCCGACTCCGGAGCTTCGACGCCCCAACGTCCTGCTCCTCTCCATCGACACCCTGCGGGCGGATCACCTGGGCAGCTACGGCTACTCCCGAGACACCTCGCCGCGCCTCGACGCACTGGCCGCCGAGGGCGCCCGCTTCGAGCAGGTCTACGCACCGACACCCTGGACTCTCCCCTCCCACGCCAGCCTGCTCACCGGCGTCCACGCCTACGATCTGGGCATGCGGCACAAGAAGTCCGGCATCCCGGACGAGGCGCCGCGGCTGGCCCGATCGTTGGCGGAGGCGGGCTACGACACCGCCGCCTGGGTCGACTCCAGCCCCAACGGCTACGTCGGCGCCGACCGCGGCTTCGACCAGGGCTTCGAGCAATACCACCACGCCCCCCACGGCAAGGATCTACCGTATAAATACGACATGGCGGTGACCGCCGATCGCGCGGTGGAGTGGCTGGAAGAGCGCACCGGCGAGGAGCCCTTCTTCCTCTTCCTCCACACCAAGTCCGTGCACGCTCTGCCCCCCAACACGCCGTGCATCGACCACCGCTGCCTGCCCTACGACAAGCCCGAGCCCTACCGCTTCCGCTTCATCGCCGACGAGCAGGCCACCAGCACCTGGAAGGGACCGGAGATGGGCCAGGGGCAGCAATACCTCTGGGCCCTCAACCGCGGTTTCCTCGACGGCAGCCGTGATCCCGACGCCTTCCCGGACTCCGAGGTCGAGGTCCTCCAAGGCACCTACGACGCCGGCATCTACTACACCGACGAGCATTTCGGCCGCGTCCTCGATGCGCTGCAGCAACTGGACCTCTACGACGACACCCTCATCGTCGTGACCTCGGACCACGGCGAGGCCTTCCTGGAGCACAATCTACTGATGCACCAGGAGGTTTATGAGCAGGCGGTGTGGGTGCCGCTGATCGTCAAGCCCGCCCAGGTGGCCACCGAGGGGACCGATGCCCCGACCAGTGCCGTCCCTGCTGGAGCCGCGGAGAAGACCTCGGAGGATCCGGCGAGGAGCAGGACGAGCACTGCCACGGTGATCCCGGGCGCCGTCATCGCCGGAACCGCCGAGCTCTCCGACATCGCCCCCACCGTGCTGGAGCTCCTCAGCCTCCCCATTCCCGCCGCCGTCACCGGCCACGCCTTGTCCCTTGCCGGGCCCATGGCCGAGTCCCTTGCCGGCCCCCTCGCCGCCGACGCTCCGCTACCACCGCGGGAGGTCTTCTCCTACTACCTCTTCCCCCCCACCTTCACCTACCGCGCCTTCGCCCTGCGCCATGGTGACTACACCCTCATCCACCACAACTTCGGCGACGTCACCACCCTGCACCCGGAGATCTTCCGCAACGGCGACGATCCCTACGAGCTCACCCCCCTTGACACCCCCGAGGCCGAGACCATCCGCACCGAGCTCCTCTCCCGCCTCCGCCAACGCCTCGCCCAGCCTCCCCTCTTCGAGCCCGTGCTGGTGGAAGAGGACGAGGAGGCGATCCGCGAGCTCAAGACGCTGGGGTATATCGACTAG
- a CDS encoding transglycosylase domain-containing protein, with amino-acid sequence MSSFLRDLPTRLLLVALLLLLALPAGASLEDELGRNQVRVFSAPYPLQLGVHAVDGGLPARLERLGYVRVSRRPEEPGEYFWGHERFWIYRRSHFALGDEYDALLMDLELDDAGRIERILDLDGEELDAGSLGRGELDDWDSGLWLEPETVAESLTERRARRRPIELARLPEHVWRPVLAAEDSRFFDHAGLDARGIARALLANARAGKVVQGGSTITQQLIKMRDLSPKRSLGRKVSEAMRSLELEAEYDKEEILQAYLNHVYLGHLDGVSIYGYGAAARAYFSKSAAELSLAEASALAAMIQGPNRLSPARNAEANRRRQQWVLDRMEELEWASSGAVAAARRAPVALALDPPAPRGDRQLVAWVSEVVEMEAPRRFADGRGFVVDTTFDPLLQAAAADTVEEHLQQLRRSHSRLRREPLSAALVTLDLTTGAVLAAVAGDPGDREDAFDRVRNARRQPGSAIKPLVLLEAFSECGGEDPLYPARRVADRPLRLDLPSGPWAPSNFHPGHRGTVTVREALVDSLNVPFVRIARHCGFEATAEQVQSAGVRLPKPPPPSFVLGAVETSPLDLARAYSVFAHDGERVRPYPVRRLARPAGGRLARARNGERRVVDAAAAYLVRDLLRDAVARGTGRAAALEDIAAWGKTGTSDQRRDAWFVGGAGNLLTAVWVGIDDGTPLGLTGSQAAAPLWRDYMQLAAASYAHRIEPPPVQIVERWVQTSTGLLVRRQRSDATLELFRRGDEPDRRRLLRADHPIPELQ; translated from the coding sequence ATGAGCTCCTTCCTCCGAGATCTACCCACCAGACTCCTCCTCGTAGCCCTGCTCCTGCTCCTGGCCCTGCCCGCCGGCGCGAGCTTGGAGGACGAGCTGGGGCGCAATCAGGTGCGGGTCTTCTCTGCTCCCTATCCGCTGCAGCTGGGGGTCCACGCCGTCGACGGCGGGCTGCCGGCGCGGTTGGAGCGGCTGGGCTATGTGCGGGTGAGCCGACGGCCGGAAGAGCCCGGGGAGTACTTCTGGGGCCACGAGCGCTTCTGGATCTACCGACGATCCCACTTCGCCTTGGGCGACGAGTACGACGCTCTCCTGATGGATCTGGAGCTCGACGATGCGGGGCGCATCGAGCGCATCCTCGACCTCGACGGGGAAGAGCTCGACGCCGGCAGCCTGGGCCGCGGAGAGCTCGACGACTGGGACTCGGGGCTGTGGCTCGAGCCCGAGACCGTCGCTGAATCCCTCACCGAGCGCCGCGCCCGCCGGCGGCCCATCGAGCTCGCCCGCCTGCCGGAGCACGTCTGGCGTCCGGTGCTGGCGGCGGAAGACTCCCGCTTCTTCGACCATGCCGGCCTCGACGCCCGCGGCATCGCCCGCGCCCTGCTGGCCAACGCCCGCGCCGGCAAGGTCGTGCAGGGCGGCAGCACCATCACCCAACAGCTGATCAAGATGCGCGACTTGAGCCCCAAGCGCAGCCTCGGTCGCAAGGTCTCCGAAGCCATGCGGTCGCTGGAGCTGGAGGCCGAGTACGACAAGGAGGAAATCCTCCAGGCCTACCTCAATCACGTCTACCTGGGGCATCTGGACGGGGTCAGCATCTACGGCTACGGGGCCGCCGCCCGAGCCTATTTCTCCAAATCCGCAGCGGAGCTCAGCCTCGCCGAAGCGTCGGCCCTGGCGGCCATGATCCAGGGCCCCAACCGCCTTTCCCCGGCGCGCAACGCCGAGGCCAACCGCCGCCGCCAGCAGTGGGTCCTGGACCGCATGGAAGAGCTGGAATGGGCCTCCTCGGGAGCGGTCGCCGCCGCCCGGCGAGCCCCGGTGGCGCTGGCCCTGGATCCCCCGGCGCCGCGGGGAGACCGCCAGCTGGTGGCCTGGGTCTCGGAAGTGGTGGAAATGGAGGCGCCCCGGCGCTTCGCTGACGGCCGGGGCTTCGTGGTGGACACCACCTTCGACCCGCTGCTCCAGGCCGCCGCCGCCGACACCGTCGAAGAGCACCTGCAGCAGCTCCGCCGCAGCCACTCCCGCCTGCGCCGGGAGCCCCTCTCGGCGGCCCTGGTAACCCTCGATCTGACCACCGGCGCAGTGCTGGCGGCGGTGGCCGGCGATCCCGGAGACCGCGAGGACGCCTTCGACCGGGTGCGCAACGCCCGCCGCCAGCCCGGCTCCGCCATCAAACCCCTGGTGCTGCTGGAAGCCTTCTCGGAATGCGGCGGCGAGGATCCCCTCTACCCGGCTCGCCGGGTGGCGGATCGGCCCCTGCGCCTCGACCTGCCGTCGGGTCCCTGGGCGCCCTCCAACTTCCACCCTGGCCACCGCGGAACGGTGACCGTGCGGGAGGCCCTGGTGGACTCCCTCAACGTCCCCTTCGTGCGCATCGCCCGCCACTGCGGCTTCGAAGCCACGGCGGAGCAGGTGCAGAGCGCCGGCGTGCGACTGCCGAAGCCGCCGCCCCCCTCCTTCGTCCTCGGCGCGGTGGAGACCTCGCCCCTCGATCTAGCCCGGGCCTACAGCGTCTTCGCCCACGACGGCGAGCGCGTACGGCCCTACCCGGTGCGCCGCCTCGCCCGCCCCGCCGGCGGCCGGCTGGCCCGAGCCCGCAACGGCGAGCGCCGGGTGGTGGACGCCGCCGCCGCCTATCTGGTGCGGGATCTGCTGCGAGACGCCGTGGCCCGGGGCACCGGCCGGGCGGCGGCCCTGGAGGACATCGCCGCCTGGGGCAAGACCGGCACCTCGGACCAGCGCCGCGACGCCTGGTTCGTCGGCGGGGCCGGGAACCTGCTCACCGCGGTGTGGGTGGGGATCGACGACGGCACGCCCCTGGGCCTTACCGGGAGCCAGGCCGCCGCACCCCTGTGGCGGGACTACATGCAGCTGGCCGCCGCCAGCTACGCCCATCGGATCGAGCCACCGCCGGTGCAGATCGTCGAGCGCTGGGTGCAGACCAGCACCGGCCTCCTGGTGCGGCGCCAACGCTCCGACGCCACCCTCGAACTCTTCCGCCGCGGCGACGAACCGGACCGCCGGCGCCTGCTGCGGGCCGACCATCCGATTCCGGAGCTGCAATGA
- a CDS encoding DUF6544 family protein, which yields MSVLLALVIALGAVLLMGTGILWVGFQTLAPEFPPPEESGRGLGRQPLPEGLPQPVDRFFRQIFGGDQVPVMETALVWGRGRFRLGPLWIPMRFRAAYRLGDSFHRLLELTWFGRPVMKGKDRYVNGHGELRVRGWATQDFAGPEVDRAQHLTLWAESVWAPAAWALDPRVRWEAGDDEHSARLTLPWQDEGDELMAHFDAKTGLLQRLTGLRHRGTDPQRKRWEVQLKGWQSFGSWQPEVQIPAVGLVRWRDQLSPYGVFHVEGVETNLDVSAYLPEEGAVEGEEAVGSVEDEDE from the coding sequence ATGAGCGTCCTCTTAGCCCTCGTCATCGCCCTCGGTGCCGTCTTGCTCATGGGGACGGGCATCCTGTGGGTCGGCTTCCAGACCTTGGCTCCGGAGTTCCCGCCGCCGGAGGAATCCGGCCGAGGCCTGGGCCGCCAGCCGCTGCCGGAAGGCCTGCCCCAGCCCGTGGACCGCTTCTTTCGACAAATCTTCGGCGGTGACCAGGTGCCGGTGATGGAGACCGCCCTGGTATGGGGCCGGGGCCGCTTCCGCCTTGGCCCGCTGTGGATCCCCATGCGCTTCCGCGCCGCCTATCGCCTGGGCGACTCCTTCCACCGCCTCCTGGAGCTCACCTGGTTTGGCCGGCCGGTGATGAAGGGCAAGGACCGCTACGTGAACGGCCACGGCGAGCTGCGGGTGCGCGGCTGGGCGACCCAGGATTTCGCAGGACCGGAGGTCGACCGCGCCCAGCATCTGACCCTGTGGGCGGAGTCGGTGTGGGCACCGGCGGCCTGGGCCCTCGATCCGCGGGTCCGTTGGGAGGCGGGGGACGACGAGCACAGCGCTCGCTTGACGCTTCCCTGGCAGGACGAGGGGGACGAGCTCATGGCCCACTTCGATGCCAAGACCGGCCTGCTCCAACGCCTCACCGGCCTGCGCCACCGGGGCACCGACCCGCAGCGCAAACGCTGGGAGGTCCAACTCAAAGGCTGGCAGAGCTTCGGATCCTGGCAACCGGAAGTGCAGATCCCGGCGGTAGGCCTGGTGCGCTGGCGCGATCAGCTGAGCCCCTACGGCGTCTTCCACGTCGAGGGGGTCGAAACCAATCTCGACGTGTCGGCGTACTTGCCGGAGGAGGGGGCAGTGGAGGGGGAGGAAGCTGTCGGGAGCGTCGAGGACGAGGACGAGTAG
- a CDS encoding cupin domain-containing protein, translating to MATAEDIIELLGLEPLPGEGGFYRETYRAADTLTPKALPRRYGSPRSCSTAIYYLVTPESFSALHRLPTDEIFHHYGGDPVQQLQLHPDGSGEVVVLGMGLAAGQRPQVLVPAKVWQGARLLPGAGQGWALLGTTMAPGFEFEDFEAGSRRRLAVSYPQFRDLVEALTPAP from the coding sequence ATGGCCACCGCTGAAGACATCATCGAGCTCTTGGGTCTGGAGCCCCTGCCCGGCGAGGGAGGGTTCTACCGTGAGACCTACCGCGCTGCCGACACGTTGACGCCGAAGGCGCTGCCGCGGCGCTACGGGAGCCCCCGGTCGTGCTCCACCGCCATCTACTACCTGGTGACCCCGGAGTCCTTCTCGGCCCTCCACCGGCTGCCCACGGACGAGATCTTCCACCACTACGGCGGCGACCCGGTGCAGCAGCTGCAGCTCCACCCCGACGGTTCGGGGGAGGTGGTGGTCTTGGGTATGGGTTTGGCCGCTGGCCAGCGGCCCCAGGTGCTGGTGCCGGCGAAGGTGTGGCAGGGAGCGCGGCTGCTGCCCGGGGCGGGGCAGGGCTGGGCGCTGCTGGGCACCACCATGGCCCCGGGGTTCGAATTCGAAGACTTCGAGGCCGGCAGCCGTCGGCGCCTGGCGGTCTCCTATCCGCAGTTCCGGGACCTGGTGGAGGCTCTCACCCCCGCCCCCTGA